The Pseudomonas azadiae genome contains a region encoding:
- the sctJ gene encoding type III secretion system inner membrane ring lipoprotein SctJ yields MHRYLSITLFCLSTLMLAGCGERVELHRQLSEQDANEVVAELADKKIRAEKIAAKDGVVVRVRANDISRAVRTLEAVGLPKVGRSTLGDIFRKEGVISTPLEERARYIYALSQELEATLSKIDGVIVARVHVVLPERVAPGEPVQPASASVFIKHDPRLDPDNIQPRVRRMVASSIPGMASAIENTQKLTVVFVPATAYQEKQQLTYLGPFLVPEQDLVLWRTSLIAPFIAFALGGAAWLFWRRRATYNRPLEPAITPSHE; encoded by the coding sequence ATGCATCGCTATCTCTCCATCACGCTCTTTTGCCTATCGACATTGATGCTCGCCGGCTGCGGTGAGCGTGTAGAACTCCATCGCCAGTTGTCCGAACAAGACGCCAACGAAGTCGTTGCTGAATTGGCGGACAAGAAGATCCGCGCCGAGAAGATTGCGGCAAAGGACGGCGTGGTTGTTCGCGTACGGGCAAACGACATCAGCCGAGCTGTTCGTACGCTGGAGGCCGTCGGTCTGCCCAAAGTAGGCCGCTCCACCTTAGGCGATATCTTTCGCAAGGAGGGGGTAATCTCCACCCCGCTGGAAGAAAGGGCGCGCTATATCTATGCACTGTCACAAGAGTTGGAGGCCACCCTGTCGAAGATCGATGGCGTGATCGTTGCGCGTGTCCATGTTGTGCTGCCTGAGCGCGTAGCGCCCGGAGAACCCGTACAACCGGCATCCGCCTCGGTGTTCATCAAGCATGATCCGCGACTGGACCCCGACAACATTCAACCCCGCGTGCGAAGGATGGTTGCCAGCAGCATCCCCGGTATGGCCTCAGCGATAGAAAACACGCAAAAACTGACCGTCGTTTTCGTGCCCGCTACCGCCTATCAGGAGAAGCAGCAACTCACCTACCTCGGGCCCTTCCTGGTACCGGAGCAGGATCTCGTGTTGTGGCGCACCAGTCTCATCGCGCCCTTTATCGCCTTCGCGCTGGGAGGCGCTGCATGGTTATTCTGGCGCCGACGGGCCACGTACAATCGGCCGTTAGAGCCTGCAATCACACCTTCCCATGAATAA
- a CDS encoding transcriptional regulator: protein MSDQRQEFLDALVSGAAAHLSLAPGIKVCALQAGNRPGLALQVAREAVQPGQLQRILERRFEQALAFDGCFVYLNAQHALVIWHAMPANNAELDRILSRMLSLANLHALDSPPSR, encoded by the coding sequence ATGTCCGATCAACGCCAGGAATTCCTGGACGCCCTGGTGAGCGGCGCTGCCGCTCACCTGTCCCTGGCGCCCGGCATCAAGGTCTGCGCGTTGCAAGCAGGAAACCGACCGGGACTGGCCCTGCAAGTGGCTCGCGAAGCTGTGCAGCCCGGGCAGTTGCAGCGCATATTGGAACGCCGCTTCGAGCAGGCACTGGCATTCGATGGTTGTTTTGTCTACCTCAACGCCCAGCACGCTCTGGTGATCTGGCATGCCATGCCGGCTAACAACGCTGAACTCGACAGGATCCTCAGCCGGATGCTGTCGCTGGCCAATCTGCACGCCCTGGACTCGCCGCCAAGCCGCTGA
- the pth gene encoding aminoacyl-tRNA hydrolase encodes MTAIKLIVGLGNPGAEYEQTRHNAGALFVERIAHAQGVNLAADRKYFGLTGRFSHQGQDVRLLIPTTYMNRSGQAVAALAGFFRIKPEEILVAHDELDLPPGVAKLKLGGGHGGHNGLRDIIAQLGNQNNFYRLRLGIGHPGVASMVSNFVLGRAPRAEQEKLDASIDFALGVLPDIFAGEWNRAMKNLHSQKA; translated from the coding sequence GTGACTGCCATTAAACTGATCGTTGGCCTGGGAAATCCAGGCGCCGAATACGAACAGACCCGGCATAACGCGGGGGCCCTTTTTGTTGAGCGCATCGCCCACGCACAAGGTGTGAACCTTGCGGCCGATCGCAAATATTTTGGCCTGACCGGGCGCTTTTCGCACCAGGGTCAGGATGTTCGTCTGCTGATTCCCACCACCTACATGAACCGCAGCGGCCAGGCGGTTGCGGCGCTTGCGGGGTTCTTCCGGATCAAACCCGAGGAAATCCTGGTGGCCCATGACGAACTGGACCTGCCACCCGGCGTTGCCAAGCTCAAACTGGGCGGCGGGCACGGTGGGCACAACGGCCTGCGCGACATCATCGCGCAGCTGGGTAATCAGAATAATTTCTACCGTCTGCGGCTCGGCATTGGCCACCCAGGCGTTGCCAGTATGGTTTCAAATTTCGTCCTGGGTCGTGCGCCACGCGCCGAACAGGAAAAACTCGATGCCAGCATCGACTTTGCCCTCGGCGTGCTGCCGGATATCTTCGCCGGTGAATGGAACCGCGCGATGAAAAACCTGCACAGCCAGAAGGCCTGA
- a CDS encoding type III secretion protein — MSSQTAPSDWRLTLLDCLNGQQSEARLYENDDELSLHCHEYHLLLRIQLTRPGLTTYPLQAWQRLGEASLAHFKGALALCPGTGDLWLVLGLPRSCSQDQLLNAVEALLNQRDTWRSVIARQASSGSKFQPTVLRKHCTALK; from the coding sequence ATGTCCTCGCAAACAGCTCCTAGCGATTGGCGCCTAACCTTGCTTGATTGCTTGAATGGCCAGCAATCGGAAGCAAGGCTTTATGAAAACGACGACGAACTGAGCCTGCATTGCCATGAATATCATCTGCTGCTGCGTATTCAACTGACTCGCCCAGGTCTCACAACTTACCCGTTGCAGGCCTGGCAACGTCTAGGAGAAGCCAGCCTGGCGCATTTCAAGGGCGCACTGGCTCTTTGTCCTGGGACAGGCGATCTCTGGCTGGTGCTGGGCCTGCCCCGCAGCTGCAGTCAGGATCAACTGCTGAACGCTGTCGAAGCACTTCTCAACCAGCGAGACACCTGGCGCAGTGTCATTGCTCGCCAGGCGAGTTCTGGCAGCAAGTTCCAACCCACCGTGTTACGCAAGCACTGCACTGCACTGAAATAG
- the sctL gene encoding type III secretion system stator protein SctL — MFCPKKIELHTVNAQLPSALIPREMLVDFTQARELIEHAQAQAQSLIQQAQAQCERVLEEAGQHFWQRATPLLQRWESERQAMHEGLEQVATSVINRTIRSLLDETPPPQRVRALLNQLLAAQLPPVNATLLCHPQDREAVEQWLARLIDVPWTLRVANEVSTQSLLLETQDGGFHINWVDALDHLIAPK, encoded by the coding sequence ATGTTTTGCCCCAAAAAAATCGAGTTGCACACCGTTAACGCGCAATTGCCGTCAGCTCTGATTCCTCGGGAAATGCTTGTCGACTTCACCCAGGCCCGCGAGTTGATCGAGCACGCCCAAGCCCAGGCACAATCGCTCATACAACAAGCTCAAGCCCAGTGTGAGCGTGTATTGGAAGAGGCAGGCCAACATTTCTGGCAACGCGCCACCCCACTTCTGCAGCGCTGGGAGTCGGAACGCCAGGCGATGCATGAAGGCCTGGAACAGGTCGCCACCTCAGTGATCAACCGCACCATTCGCAGTCTCCTGGATGAGACCCCGCCCCCGCAACGCGTCAGGGCTCTACTCAACCAACTGCTGGCGGCTCAACTGCCGCCCGTCAACGCGACCCTGCTGTGCCATCCACAGGACCGAGAAGCCGTCGAACAATGGCTCGCTCGTTTGATTGATGTGCCTTGGACACTTCGGGTCGCGAACGAAGTCAGCACCCAGTCATTGCTGCTCGAAACACAAGACGGCGGCTTTCATATCAATTGGGTCGATGCTCTGGACCATCTGATAGCCCCCAAGTGA
- the sctT gene encoding type III secretion system export apparatus subunit SctT, with product MLLYLEYLPSLVIGMARIYPCGILVAAFCFQHIRGMPRHTLVMVMALIPAPGIHAALAGQDYSAMLLGALMLKEVFLGILLGVLLAMPFWMFESVGALLDNQRGALAGGQLNPSLGPDATPIGHLFKQLAIFLLMVSLGLGTLTQVIWDSYLIWPPTVWFPLPAANGMDVFLGLLGDTFTHMMLYAAPFIAVLLLLEFGIALLGVYSQQLQVSTLAPPVKCLAGIGILLLYFALLQDLIVGRMGLLGDLKHSLGQLIKVTLP from the coding sequence TTGTTGCTTTATCTCGAGTATCTGCCCAGCCTGGTGATCGGCATGGCGCGCATCTACCCCTGCGGCATACTGGTGGCAGCGTTCTGTTTTCAACACATACGTGGCATGCCGCGCCATACCCTGGTGATGGTCATGGCGCTGATACCTGCGCCGGGCATTCATGCCGCGTTGGCGGGCCAGGACTACTCGGCCATGCTACTGGGTGCGCTGATGCTCAAAGAGGTGTTCCTGGGCATTTTGCTGGGGGTTCTGCTGGCAATGCCGTTCTGGATGTTCGAGTCAGTGGGGGCGCTGCTGGACAACCAGCGCGGCGCCCTGGCCGGTGGTCAGCTCAACCCGTCGCTGGGGCCGGACGCGACGCCGATCGGGCACTTGTTCAAGCAGCTGGCGATTTTCCTGCTGATGGTGAGCCTCGGGTTGGGAACGTTAACCCAAGTCATCTGGGACAGTTACCTGATCTGGCCACCCACCGTGTGGTTTCCGCTCCCGGCTGCGAATGGCATGGACGTGTTCCTCGGCCTGCTGGGCGACACCTTCACGCACATGATGCTTTATGCGGCACCCTTTATCGCGGTGTTGCTGTTGCTGGAGTTCGGCATCGCGTTGCTGGGGGTCTACAGTCAGCAATTGCAGGTGAGCACGTTGGCACCACCGGTCAAATGCCTGGCGGGTATCGGTATCCTGTTGCTCTATTTTGCGCTGTTGCAGGACCTGATCGTTGGACGAATGGGGCTGCTGGGCGATCTCAAACATTCGCTGGGACAGTTAATCAAGGTCACGCTCCCATGA
- the hrpT gene encoding HrpT family type III secretion system protein — MKLRLLCMTLIGAAVLLTGCTPTCKGDSCSRPQSSKDKMVIWWPPQMRVEPGPAGERADYQTVSLER; from the coding sequence ATGAAACTCAGACTCTTGTGCATGACCCTGATCGGCGCAGCGGTGCTCCTCACCGGCTGTACTCCCACCTGCAAGGGTGATTCGTGCTCGCGCCCGCAATCGTCCAAGGACAAGATGGTGATCTGGTGGCCGCCGCAGATGCGCGTCGAGCCCGGCCCCGCCGGCGAGCGGGCGGATTACCAGACGGTCTCGCTGGAACGGTGA
- the ychF gene encoding redox-regulated ATPase YchF, with amino-acid sequence MGFNCGIVGLPNVGKSTLFNALTKSGIAAENFPFCTIEPNSGIVAMPDPRLAALAAIVNPKRILPTTMEFVDIAGLVAGASKGEGLGNKFLANIRETDAIAHVVRCFEDENVIHVSNSVDPKRDIEIIDLELIFADLDSCEKQLQKVARNAKGGDKDAVVQKGLLEQLIAHFTEGKPARSLMKNMSTDEKAVIKGFHLLTTKPVMYIANVAEDGFENNPLLDVVKAIADEEGAIVVPVCNKIEAEIAELDDGEEKDMFLEALGLEEPGLNRVIRAGYEMLHLQTYFTAGVEEVRAWTVKVGATAPQAAGVIHTDFEKGFIRAEVIAYNDFIQYKGEAGAKEAGKWRLEGKEYIVKDGDVMHFRFNV; translated from the coding sequence ATGGGATTCAATTGCGGCATCGTCGGCCTGCCCAACGTCGGCAAATCCACCCTGTTCAACGCCTTGACCAAGTCCGGTATTGCAGCGGAGAACTTCCCCTTCTGCACCATCGAGCCCAACAGCGGCATCGTGGCCATGCCTGACCCGCGCCTGGCGGCATTGGCGGCCATCGTCAACCCCAAGCGCATCCTGCCGACCACCATGGAATTCGTCGACATCGCCGGCCTGGTAGCCGGTGCCTCGAAGGGTGAAGGCCTGGGCAACAAGTTCCTTGCCAACATCCGTGAGACCGATGCCATCGCCCACGTAGTCCGCTGCTTTGAAGACGAGAACGTGATCCACGTCTCCAACAGCGTCGACCCCAAGCGCGACATCGAGATCATCGACTTGGAACTGATCTTCGCCGACCTCGACAGCTGCGAAAAGCAACTGCAGAAAGTCGCGCGTAACGCCAAGGGCGGCGACAAGGATGCGGTGGTCCAGAAAGGCCTGCTGGAGCAGTTGATCGCTCACTTCACCGAAGGCAAGCCTGCGCGCAGCCTGATGAAGAACATGAGCACCGACGAAAAAGCAGTGATCAAGGGCTTCCACCTGCTGACCACCAAGCCTGTGATGTACATCGCCAACGTCGCGGAAGACGGCTTCGAGAACAACCCGCTGCTGGACGTGGTCAAGGCCATCGCCGACGAAGAAGGTGCCATCGTGGTTCCGGTGTGCAACAAGATCGAAGCGGAAATCGCCGAGCTGGATGACGGCGAAGAAAAAGACATGTTCCTTGAGGCCCTGGGCCTGGAAGAGCCTGGCTTGAATCGTGTGATCCGCGCCGGTTACGAAATGCTGCACCTGCAGACCTACTTCACCGCCGGTGTCGAAGAGGTCCGCGCCTGGACCGTCAAGGTCGGCGCCACCGCGCCGCAGGCCGCTGGTGTGATTCACACCGACTTCGAGAAGGGCTTCATCCGCGCCGAAGTGATCGCGTACAACGATTTCATTCAGTACAAGGGTGAAGCCGGGGCCAAGGAAGCGGGTAAGTGGCGTTTGGAAGGTAAGGAATACATCGTGAAAGATGGCGATGTGATGCACTTCCGTTTCAACGTCTAG
- a CDS encoding type III secretion protein, whose amino-acid sequence MNKDLMWVRWWAFPWKNAHRDWSMQNNFVETEVLSRTHHQRVSLLFEIEPALPPRPCAPIFELLLTCSAPQQDLALLLVKEIDNPSRDSRLNREQHLWCQRLTKAMTPEVLLPVNVDDPLHYLRAWVSPAIWQRLRLSFARQRVLELESHPRLPNPHGRLDTMWQAALWRATSTNLNETQRLPT is encoded by the coding sequence ATGAATAAGGACCTCATGTGGGTTCGATGGTGGGCTTTCCCATGGAAAAACGCGCACCGCGATTGGAGCATGCAGAACAACTTTGTGGAAACAGAGGTGCTTTCGCGCACTCATCATCAGCGGGTTAGCCTTCTGTTCGAGATCGAACCTGCACTTCCTCCCCGCCCTTGTGCCCCGATCTTTGAGCTGCTGCTGACCTGTAGTGCGCCACAACAAGACCTTGCCCTTTTGTTGGTCAAAGAAATAGACAACCCCAGCCGCGACAGCCGCTTGAACCGGGAACAGCACCTCTGGTGCCAGCGCCTGACCAAGGCGATGACACCAGAAGTGCTGTTACCGGTGAATGTTGACGACCCTTTGCATTACCTGCGCGCCTGGGTATCACCGGCCATCTGGCAGCGGTTGCGCTTGAGCTTTGCCCGCCAGCGGGTACTTGAACTGGAATCGCACCCCAGGTTGCCCAACCCCCACGGCCGCTTGGACACCATGTGGCAAGCCGCGCTCTGGCGCGCAACGTCAACCAACCTCAACGAAACCCAGCGCCTGCCCACCTGA
- a CDS encoding 50S ribosomal protein L25/general stress protein Ctc — MNDFTLNAQARTDLGKGASRRLRHAANIPAVVYGGNKPAESVTILSKEIAKLFENEAAYSHVIELNVDGTKQNVIVKAMQRHPSKQFIMHADFVRVVAGQKLTAIVPVHFVGEEAPVKKGGVVSHTTTELEVTCLPKDLPEFIEVDLSNAEVGTIIHLSDLKAPKGVEFVALAHNDDKAVANVHAPRVVAEDEAGEPAAE, encoded by the coding sequence ATGAATGACTTTACTCTGAACGCACAAGCGCGTACTGACTTGGGGAAAGGTGCGAGCCGCCGCCTGCGTCACGCCGCCAACATCCCAGCCGTTGTATACGGTGGTAACAAGCCTGCTGAATCCGTGACCATCCTGTCCAAGGAAATCGCCAAGCTGTTCGAAAACGAAGCTGCCTACAGCCACGTTATCGAGCTGAACGTCGACGGCACCAAGCAGAACGTCATCGTTAAAGCGATGCAGCGTCACCCGTCCAAGCAGTTCATCATGCACGCTGACTTCGTTCGCGTTGTTGCCGGCCAGAAACTGACCGCCATCGTGCCTGTGCACTTTGTGGGCGAAGAAGCTCCGGTCAAGAAAGGTGGCGTTGTTTCCCACACCACCACCGAGCTGGAAGTGACCTGCCTGCCGAAAGACCTGCCTGAGTTCATCGAAGTCGACCTGTCGAACGCTGAAGTCGGCACCATCATTCACCTGTCCGACCTCAAGGCCCCTAAAGGCGTTGAGTTCGTTGCACTGGCTCACAACGATGACAAGGCTGTTGCCAACGTCCACGCGCCACGTGTTGTAGCTGAAGATGAAGCTGGCGAACCCGCTGCAGAGTAA
- a CDS encoding sigma 54-interacting transcriptional regulator, giving the protein MSAFDHMENETDISLIDDPDIKSMLSSTATLNIDILLLGETGTGKDTLAQRIHHLSGRRGNFIAVNCAAIPESLAESQLFGVNSGAYTGAMQSRAGYVEAAHLGTLYLDEIDSMPLSLQAKLLRVLESRGVERLGSTRFIAVDMRVIASAQQSLHEMVERGAFRRDLYFRLNVVNICLPPLRERRELIIPLFLSMIKQEAQAFNCPMLTPAGTLLQQLLCHRWLGNVRELRSAAKRFVLGLTPLPSSHTPQAETHLKARLQQIEKVLIEESLQRHEHSVDSAATELGVALRTLYYRMKQLKILPP; this is encoded by the coding sequence ATGTCGGCGTTCGACCACATGGAAAATGAGACGGATATCTCCCTGATTGACGATCCAGATATTAAGAGCATGTTGAGCAGCACTGCTACGCTCAATATTGACATCTTGTTGTTGGGGGAAACCGGCACTGGCAAGGATACCTTGGCGCAGCGCATTCATCACCTCTCCGGCCGACGGGGTAACTTCATCGCCGTAAACTGTGCAGCTATCCCGGAAAGTCTCGCCGAAAGCCAATTGTTCGGTGTTAACAGCGGCGCTTATACCGGCGCGATGCAATCGCGGGCCGGCTATGTAGAGGCCGCCCATCTGGGCACCTTGTACCTTGATGAAATCGATAGCATGCCGCTGTCGCTCCAAGCCAAGCTGCTGCGAGTACTGGAGTCTCGAGGGGTCGAACGGCTGGGCTCGACCCGATTCATCGCGGTGGATATGCGTGTCATCGCTTCTGCACAGCAGTCCCTGCACGAGATGGTGGAACGAGGTGCCTTCCGACGGGATCTGTATTTTCGCCTGAACGTTGTCAATATTTGTCTTCCTCCTCTGCGGGAGCGGCGGGAACTTATCATTCCCTTGTTCCTGAGCATGATCAAACAAGAGGCACAGGCCTTCAACTGCCCGATGCTGACGCCAGCAGGCACGTTGTTGCAGCAACTGCTCTGCCACCGATGGCTGGGTAACGTTCGCGAACTTCGCTCAGCCGCCAAGCGCTTCGTTTTGGGCTTGACCCCGCTCCCTTCAAGCCATACGCCACAGGCAGAGACCCATTTGAAGGCACGCCTCCAACAGATCGAAAAAGTATTGATTGAGGAGTCGCTGCAGCGTCATGAACATAGCGTCGACAGTGCCGCGACAGAGTTGGGAGTCGCACTTCGCACGCTTTACTATCGAATGAAACAATTGAAAATACTCCCCCCTTGA
- the sctC gene encoding type III secretion system outer membrane ring subunit SctC, with product MSNKKHKHTGLRTSSTVTFTARAPWYSLIALPLLLLPQQSSLAAIPPEWKNTAYAYEAEHKPLREVLEDFAQTFGTQLQIEGLLEGDVNGKIRANTPQSMLDRLGVEHRFQWYLYNNTLFVSTLDQQESARLEVSSETIADLKQALTDIGLLDSRFGWGELPEDGVVLVSGPKRYIEQIKQFSSQRRSPDEKQSVLSYPLKFANAADRHVDYRGEKLTVPGVATILRQLLEPRSTSSLSALNQRPTVPPAPLTPNLPRLGNPLLGQMLGSNGNPGQLDTGPTMTPRAPVSNSRIRVEADVRNNAVLIYDLPERQAMYRELITQLDVARKLIEIDAIILDIERTQLREFGVKWGFQNSRFRGPVNMAPGTSSQVSIGSRDRFNADIRALEAKGLATMVSNPSVLTLENQPAVIDFNRTQYLTPGRENATILPVTVGTSFQVVPRVTTSRGVHQIHLAVDIEDGNFDESNPNPNPNHLDVRRGKVSTQAVMEEKRSLVVGGFHVTQSTDKQNKIPLLGNIPLLGKLLFSSTERQNNRRERLFILTPRVIGDQDDPSRYLPQADQAELQAALTPLARRYSPHAPVIKRSDIISTLARLVSGEVPKAFKAAPMPLGLNTLCSTRDLLALNTERSQWFAGPEYNVAVVVLRNQFKRNVRIDEKECSNSQTLAVTVWPRAWLKPGEEAEVFIAMRPVVKDEHLSAPRPSLITPAQKATP from the coding sequence ATGTCCAACAAAAAACACAAGCACACAGGCTTGCGTACAAGCTCGACCGTAACTTTTACAGCGCGCGCGCCTTGGTACAGCCTGATTGCGCTGCCTTTGCTGCTGTTACCGCAGCAGAGTAGCCTTGCCGCCATCCCCCCCGAATGGAAAAACACCGCCTACGCCTACGAGGCCGAACACAAACCGCTACGCGAAGTACTCGAAGACTTCGCCCAGACCTTTGGTACGCAACTGCAAATCGAGGGCCTGCTGGAAGGCGACGTAAACGGCAAGATCCGCGCGAATACCCCGCAGTCCATGCTGGACAGGCTGGGCGTTGAACACCGCTTTCAGTGGTATCTCTACAACAACACACTATTCGTCAGTACGCTGGACCAGCAAGAGTCCGCGCGACTGGAAGTCTCGTCGGAGACGATTGCCGACCTCAAGCAGGCGCTGACCGATATCGGCCTGCTCGACAGCCGTTTCGGTTGGGGCGAGTTGCCGGAAGACGGTGTGGTACTGGTCTCCGGCCCCAAGCGTTATATCGAACAGATCAAGCAGTTCAGCAGCCAACGCCGCTCGCCGGATGAAAAACAGAGCGTGCTGAGTTACCCGTTGAAGTTTGCCAATGCGGCGGACCGCCATGTGGACTATCGCGGCGAGAAGCTCACCGTCCCCGGCGTAGCTACCATTTTGCGGCAGCTGCTGGAACCTCGCTCCACCTCGTCGCTCTCTGCACTGAACCAACGCCCCACCGTCCCACCGGCTCCACTCACGCCAAACCTGCCCCGGTTGGGCAACCCGCTGCTGGGCCAGATGCTCGGTTCCAATGGCAATCCAGGACAGTTGGACACGGGCCCGACGATGACCCCACGCGCCCCGGTGTCCAACAGCCGAATACGCGTCGAAGCCGATGTGCGCAATAACGCGGTGCTGATCTATGACTTGCCGGAACGCCAGGCCATGTACCGCGAGCTGATCACCCAGCTTGACGTTGCGCGCAAACTGATCGAAATCGATGCGATCATTCTCGATATCGAGCGCACGCAATTGCGCGAATTCGGGGTGAAATGGGGCTTCCAGAACAGCCGCTTCCGGGGCCCCGTCAACATGGCACCCGGCACCTCGTCGCAGGTGTCGATTGGAAGCCGTGACCGTTTCAACGCCGATATCCGCGCACTGGAAGCCAAGGGGCTGGCGACCATGGTCTCGAACCCTTCGGTGCTCACCCTGGAAAACCAGCCGGCGGTGATCGACTTCAACCGCACCCAATACCTCACGCCCGGCCGCGAAAACGCAACTATTTTGCCGGTCACCGTGGGCACCAGCTTTCAAGTCGTGCCCAGGGTTACCACCAGCCGCGGCGTTCATCAGATCCATTTGGCAGTGGATATAGAGGACGGTAATTTCGACGAGAGCAACCCCAACCCGAACCCGAACCACCTTGATGTACGCCGAGGCAAGGTCAGCACCCAAGCGGTGATGGAGGAAAAACGTTCGCTGGTCGTCGGCGGCTTTCATGTCACGCAAAGTACCGACAAACAAAACAAAATCCCCCTGCTGGGGAATATTCCGCTGTTGGGCAAATTGCTGTTTTCCTCGACCGAGCGCCAGAACAATCGGCGTGAGCGCTTGTTCATCCTTACACCACGGGTCATCGGCGACCAGGACGACCCGTCGCGCTACTTGCCGCAAGCCGACCAAGCCGAATTGCAAGCCGCGCTCACGCCGCTGGCCAGGCGCTATTCGCCTCACGCGCCGGTGATCAAGCGCAGTGACATCATCAGCACCCTGGCACGCCTGGTCAGTGGGGAAGTGCCCAAGGCTTTCAAAGCGGCGCCGATGCCGCTGGGGCTCAACACCTTGTGCAGCACCCGTGACTTGCTGGCATTGAATACCGAGCGCAGCCAATGGTTCGCCGGCCCCGAGTACAACGTAGCGGTCGTGGTGCTGCGCAACCAGTTCAAACGCAATGTACGTATCGACGAAAAGGAATGCAGCAATTCGCAGACCCTGGCGGTCACCGTGTGGCCGCGCGCCTGGCTCAAGCCGGGTGAAGAGGCCGAAGTCTTTATCGCCATGCGTCCCGTCGTGAAGGACGAACACCTCAGCGCGCCGCGCCCTTCCTTGATCACTCCCGCCCAGAAGGCTACGCCATGA
- the sctU gene encoding type III secretion system export apparatus subunit SctU yields MSDSGEKKHPASAKKLRDQRKKGQVAQSQDVAKLLALTAISEIALFTAETSLQRFQQLMLLPMSRLTQPFARALEEVLFEGVVVFFSFALLMAGVAIAAKLISSWMQFGMLFAPETLKLDFNRLNPISQIKQMFSAQQLMNLLMSIVKACLIALILYAVIWPSLGTLINLATSDLQSYILALIALFRHLLHVCLGMLLVLALIDLVMAKHFFAKRMRMTQVEVIKEYKDMEGDPHVKGQRRSLAYQLAQEEPKVKLPKLEESDMLVVNPTHFAVALYYRPGKTPLPLLVSKGTDDEARKLIQRAKAADVPVIQCVWLARTLYTKKLGASIPRETLQAVALIYRTLRELDDEARRETLELPELEQR; encoded by the coding sequence ATGAGTGATTCCGGCGAAAAAAAGCACCCGGCGTCAGCCAAAAAACTGCGTGACCAACGCAAGAAAGGCCAGGTCGCGCAAAGCCAGGACGTGGCAAAGCTGCTGGCGTTGACGGCTATCAGCGAGATTGCCTTGTTCACTGCCGAGACGAGCCTGCAGCGCTTCCAGCAATTGATGCTGCTGCCAATGTCACGCTTGACTCAGCCTTTTGCGCGAGCGTTGGAGGAGGTGCTGTTTGAAGGGGTGGTGGTGTTTTTTTCATTCGCTTTGCTGATGGCCGGGGTGGCAATTGCCGCCAAGCTGATCAGCAGTTGGATGCAGTTCGGGATGCTGTTTGCACCCGAGACCTTGAAGCTGGACTTCAATCGCCTCAACCCGATCAGTCAGATCAAGCAAATGTTCTCCGCCCAGCAATTGATGAACCTGCTGATGAGCATCGTGAAAGCCTGTCTTATCGCGTTGATTCTGTATGCAGTGATCTGGCCCTCATTGGGCACGCTGATCAACCTGGCCACCAGCGATTTGCAAAGTTACATCCTGGCGCTGATTGCGCTGTTCCGTCACCTGCTGCATGTGTGCCTCGGCATGCTCTTGGTGCTGGCCCTCATCGACCTGGTCATGGCGAAGCACTTTTTCGCCAAGCGCATGCGCATGACCCAGGTGGAGGTCATCAAAGAGTACAAGGACATGGAAGGCGACCCCCATGTCAAAGGCCAGCGGCGCTCGCTGGCATATCAGCTGGCCCAGGAAGAACCCAAGGTCAAGCTACCCAAGCTGGAAGAGTCCGACATGCTGGTGGTCAACCCGACGCACTTTGCTGTCGCCCTGTATTACCGCCCGGGTAAAACGCCGCTGCCATTGCTGGTCAGCAAGGGCACGGATGACGAAGCACGCAAGTTGATCCAGCGCGCCAAGGCGGCCGACGTGCCGGTGATCCAGTGCGTATGGCTGGCCCGCACGCTCTACACGAAGAAGCTGGGGGCAAGCATTCCCCGCGAAACCTTGCAGGCCGTGGCACTCATCTACCGCACCCTGCGTGAGCTGGATGATGAGGCCAGGCGCGAAACCCTGGAGCTGCCTGAGCTTGAGCAGCGTTGA